Proteins from a single region of Aquirhabdus parva:
- a CDS encoding peroxiredoxin has protein sequence MTIEPVADAVIKHDLSTLPNLSVITTQGEVNLATLIGKPVILYFYPKDATPGCTTQARDFRDLMPEFAALGVRIIGISRDTLKAHEKFTANECLPFPLISDPDEILCRYYDVIKEKNMYGKVVLGIQRSTFLYDKHGKLVESWRKVSPPGHAEMLLGKVKLLA, from the coding sequence ATGACGATAGAACCTGTTGCGGATGCTGTAATCAAGCATGACCTTTCTACTTTGCCTAATCTCAGTGTGATCACCACACAGGGGGAAGTTAATTTGGCAACGCTGATTGGAAAGCCGGTAATTTTATATTTTTATCCAAAAGACGCGACGCCTGGGTGTACGACTCAAGCACGAGACTTTCGTGACTTAATGCCTGAATTTGCAGCACTAGGCGTGCGTATTATTGGAATCTCTCGTGATACCTTGAAGGCTCATGAAAAATTTACGGCGAATGAGTGTCTGCCTTTTCCTTTGATTAGTGATCCAGATGAAATACTGTGTCGTTACTACGATGTGATAAAAGAAAAAAATATGTATGGCAAAGTTGTACTCGGGATTCAACGCAGTACTTTTTTATATGATAAGCACGGAAAGTTAGTGGAAAGCTGGCGCAAGGTTAGCCCTCCTGGGCATGCTGAAATGCTTCTTGGAAAAGTAAAGTTGTTGGCTTAG